The following coding sequences are from one Gossypium hirsutum isolate 1008001.06 chromosome A12, Gossypium_hirsutum_v2.1, whole genome shotgun sequence window:
- the LOC107940831 gene encoding uncharacterized protein, with protein sequence MEAALAELERVQLQILRRISKLELSHLPQNAEPIPSSSPLTNSDASSDVEACLSNILRSNGVNDFIFKRVASDYYDWPLESRRDVLGAASVHHLCKSIVLVNTQAPSNVIDCSDRNNSKYYVVVVQYTARFIAETVKNFLYTLNNGKISKKKFNLRLAPEETSIKLTGYEHNAVTCIGMQTDIPVILDEAIVKLVPDFFWLGGGEVDLKLGIRTSEFINFVKPFIVSCSGT encoded by the exons ATGGAGGCTGCGTTGGCAGAGCTAGAGAGAGTCCAGCTTCAAATCCTTCGACGAATATCGAAGCTAGAGCTCTCTCACCTGCCTCAAAATGCTGAACCTATCCCTTCTTCATCCCCTCTCACTAACAGCGATGCTAGCTCCGATGTTGAAGCTTGCCTCTCTAATATTCTACGATCCAATGGCGTCAACGACTTCATTTTCAAGCGAGTCGCCTCCGATTACTACGACTGGCCTCTCGAGTCCCGCCGCGACGTTCTCGGTGCCGCCTCTGTTCACCATCTTTGCAAAAGCATCGTTTTG GTTAATACTCAAGCCCCGTCCAATGTAATTGATTGTAGTGATCGAAACAATTCAAAGTATTATGTTGTTGTAGTTCAG TATACTGCTAGATTCATCGCTGAAACTGTCAAAAATTTTCTCTACACACTCAACAATGGAAAGATATCAAAGAAGAAATTTAACT TGAGACTTGCTCCTGAGGAAACATCAATAAAGTTGACTGGCTATGAGCACAATGCAGTTACTTGCATCGGTATGCAAACTGACATTCCA GTAATTTTAGATGAAGCCATTGTAAAGCTTGTTCCAGATTTCTTCTGGTTGGGTGGAGGCGAGGTTGATTTGAAGCTGGGAATCAGAACCTCTGAATTTATAAACTTTGTCAAACCTTTCATTGTCAGCTGCAGTGGTACCTAA
- the LOC107940842 gene encoding uncharacterized protein encodes MYSLGFILFLLCLPMHACDARCLGYAAEGIDNHADFLAKDVNKLKLHDQLQMRSSISKEVQTQEYGVHGIRKQENETDANNMKQTLCNLLLKAKEAVENAISSGYEIILSSGVDFHGMAKVEGLKRVRRSRSMLGNSGGDTEEDVGSKEKDMVDGDIDDVMDYSQPHRKPPIHNEKN; translated from the exons ATGTATTCGCTAGGTTTTATCTTATTTCTCCTTTGTCTTCCTATGCATGCATGCGATGCTCGTTGTCTAGGTTATGCTGCTGAAGGTATTGACAATCATGCCGATTTTCTTGCCAAG GATGTCAATAAGTTGAAGCTCCACGATCAACTACAGATGAGGTCTTCAATCTCAAAGGAAGTACAAACACAAGAATATGGGGTTCACGGAATAAGAAAACAAGAGAATGAGACTGATGCAAATAATATGAAACAAACACTTTGCAACTTACTTCTCAAGGCAAAAGAAGCTGTTGAAAATGCTATTTCATCAG GATATGAAATTATCTTGTCTTCTGGGGTTGATTTCCACGGCATGGCAAAAGTAGAG GGATTGAAGAGAGTAAGAAGGTCAAGGTCCATGTTAGGAAATTCAGGTGGTGACACTGAGGAAGATGTGGGTTCCAAGGAAAAGGATATGGTGGATGGGGACATTGACGACGTTATGGATTATTCACAACCTCATCGGAAACCTCCTATTCATAATGAAAAAAACTAG
- the LOC107940843 gene encoding scarecrow-like protein 22 yields the protein MLLLAKGAVELPGFASICQQNKWIKQREANSFNFENSFYYNNEPEPTSVLHLRRSQSPPTSASTLSSFNGGATGSGGGVNSTGNTNTTAATIAPPETTAPNNSKEEWASELQPIPSELDLVPGPGGAQRCNSGLEDWETMLSESAVSLNQDHSLLRWVAGEVDDPSFGLKQLLQSGSSGPNQGVDFEGNAGVGAVDQGPVSDPIGSLISSSSGNGISNAALNLGGLPGSGFVPNANNENEPSCSPVELVNNIKVLGATVGSNCNIQNPLFSSPASNFGLPVSLPILYQQQHQEEKPRIFIGPQQHPQYPNFFLPLAQEHHLFQPLPQRLNSGNLELSSQIPKLPFADAGHELFTRKQQQQHMGFSQGVQYVPQQQPLMVEKKRVLVPGEEMAQPQHQYQLHQQQQATLLDQLYKAAELVGTGNFSHAQLILARLNHQVSPVGMPLQRAAFYFKEALQVLLLMNNPVSPPPPRSPTAFDVIFKMGAYKVFSEVSPLIQFVNFTCNQAILEALDDTDRIHIVDFDIGFGAQWASFMQELPMRSRGAPSLRITAFASPSTHHSIELGLMRDILMQFANEIGLSFELEVVNFDSLDQNPHSLPMFQSNGNEAIAVNFPVWSCSNRPSALPHLMRFVKQLSPKIVVSLDQGCDRNDLTFPQHVIHAFQSYTNLLESLDAVNATSDAVNKIERFLFVPRIESSVLGHLQTPEKMPLWSTLFSSAGFTPVTFSNFTETQADCVVKRAQVRGFHVEKRQASLVLCWQQRNLISASAWRC from the exons ATGTTGCTCTTG GCTAAAGGGGCGGTGGAACTCCCGGGTTTTGCTTCGATTTGTCAACAAAACAAGTGGATAAAGCAGCGAGAAGCTAATAGCTTTAACTTTGAAAACAGCTTTTACTACAACAACGAACCAGAACCAACTTCTGTTCTTCATTTAAGAAGAAGCCAAAGCCCACCCACATCAGCATCCACTCTCTCTTCTTTTAACGGCGGAGCCACCGGTTCTGGAGGCGGAGTCAATTCCACCGGAAATACCAACACCACGGCGGCCACCATAGCACCACCTGAGACTACAGCTCCAAACAATAGCAAGGAAGAATGGGCCTCGGAGCTTCAACCTATCCCGAGTGAACTAGACCTTGTTCCAGGGCCTGGAGGCGCTCAGAGATGCAATAGCGGATTGGAAGATTGGGAGACTATGCTGTCTGAGTCAGCCGTGTCTCTGAATCAAGATCACTCGCTTCTGCGTTGGGTCGCTGGTGAGGTGGATGACCCTTCCTTCGGTCTTAAGCAGCTGCTTCAAAGTGGGAGTAGTGGTCCTAATCAGGGTGTTGATTTTGAAGGCAATGCAGGGGTGGGGGCTGTTGATCAGGGTCCAGTTTCTGACCCAATTGGTAGCCTAATTTCTTCTAGTTCTGGTAATGGGATTTCAAATGCTGCTCTTAATTTGGGTGGTTTACCTGGTTCTGGGTTTGTGCCGAATGCCAACAATGAGAATGAACCAAGTTGTTCTCCAGTTGAGCTTGTTAACAATATCAAGGTTCTCGGTGCTACTGTTGGGTCCAATTGTAACATTCAAAATCCATTGTTTAGCTCTCCGGCTAGCAATTTTGGCCTTCCTGTTTCTTTGCCTATCCTTTATCAACAGCAGCATCAAGAAGAGAAACCTCGGATTTTCATTGGTCCGCAACAGCATCCCCAATATCCGAACTTTTTCCTGCCATTGGCTCAAGAACATCACCTCTTCCAGCCTTTACCACAGCGCCTCAATTCTGGTAACTTAGAACTTTCTTCTCAGATCCCAAAACTCCCCTTCGCTGATGCCGGGCATGAGTTATTTACGAGAAAACAGCAGCAACAGCATATGGGGTTTTCTCAGGGAGTCCAGTATGTTCCTCAGCAGCAGCCGCTGATGGTCGAAAAGAAAAGAGTGTTGGTCCCAGGAGAGGAGATGGCTCAGCCACAGCATCAGTACCAGTTACACCAGCAACAACAAGCCACATTGTTGGACCAGCTTTACAAGGCTGCTGAGTTGGTAGGGACTGGGAATTTTTCACACGCGCAATTGATATTGGCGCGGCTCAATCACCAGGTCTCCCCTGTAGGTATGCCCCTCCAAAGGGCTGCTTTCTACTTCAAGGAGGCTTTACAAGTACTCCTCCTCATGAATAACCCAGTCTCTCCCCCGCCTCCAAGGAGCCCCACCGCTTTCGATGTTATCTTCAAAATGGGGGCTTACAAGGTCTTCTCTGAAGTTTCTCCGCTCATCCAATTCGTTAATTTTACTTGCAATCAGGCTATCCTTGAAGCTCTTGATGATACTGATCGGATTCACATTGTGGACTTTGATATTGGTTTTGGTGCTCAATGGGCTTCCTTTATGCAGGAGCTTCCCATGAGGAGTAGAGGAGCTCCCTCATTGAGAATTACTGCCTTTGCCTCCCCTTCAACGCACCATTCTATTGAGCTTGGGCTTATGCGTGATATTCTTATGCAATTTGCTAATGAAATTGGTCTAAGTTTTGAGCTTGAGGTGGTTAATTTCGATTCTTTAGATCAGAACCCTCATTCTTTGCCAATGTTTCAATCAAATGGAAATGAGGCAATTGCTGTGAATTTCCCTGTTTGGTCTTGTTCGAATCGGCCCTCTGCTTTGCCCCATCTTATGCGCTTTGTGAAGCAgctttcaccaaaaattgtggtgTCTTTAGACCAAGGGTGTGATAGAAATGATCTGACATTCCCACAACATGTGATCCATGCCTTCCAGTCATATACAAACCTATTAGAATCACTTGATGCTGTTAATGCGACATCTGATGCTGTGAACAAGATTGAGAGGTTCCTTTTTGTACCAAGAATTGAAAGCAGCGTGCTGGGGCATCTGCAAACACCTGAGAAGATGCCTCTTTGGAGCACACTTTTTTCCTCAGCTGGATTCACCCCTGTAACATTCAGTAACTTCACTGAAACTCAGGCAGATTGTGTGGTGAAGAGAGCTCAAGTAAGGGGATTTCATGTTGAGAAGCGCCAGGCTTCACTTGTTCTTTGCTGGCAGCAGAGGAATCTTATCTCAGCTTCAGCTTGGAGGTGCTGA
- the LOC107944491 gene encoding 21 kDa protein codes for MSSLFPNIYQSFKLFSRKRKIKEIKMAVSPHFSLAAIFTLFLFTTNPNYCQAYRKVLSSDTNTEFIKTSCAATTYPDLCFASFSSYATEIQADPKILATKSLNLTLNTTLSASQNLTELCKTQGIKPTEAAPLHDCVEEISDSVDELTKSIPEMEEIEGKSFAFRMSDIQTWVSAALTDEDTCMDGFSETTMDGNVKASVRIVIVKVAQLTSISLAFINQYARTKK; via the coding sequence ATGTCCTCTCTCTTCCCAAACATTTATCAATCTTTCAAGCTTTTCtccagaaaaagaaaaattaaagaaatcaaaatggcAGTTAGTCCACACTTTTCACTGGCAGCTAttttcaccttatttctctttacaACTAACCCAAACTACTGTCAAGCATATAGAAAAGTTCTCAGCTCTGACACAAATACAGAGTTCATCAAAACTTCCTGTGCTGCCACCACCTACCCTGACCTCTGTTTCGCCTCCTTTTCTAGCTACGCAACCGAAATCCAAGCCGATCCCAAAATATTAGCTACCAAGTCCCTCAATTTGACACTTAACACCACGCTCTCGGCTTCCCAAAACCTGACGGAGCTCTGCAAAACGCAGGGCATAAAGCCTACTGAGGCTGCGCCTCTTCACGATTGCGTGGAAGAAATAAGTGACTCGGTCGATGAACTAACAAAGTCTATTCCTGAAATGGAAGAGATTGAAGGCAAAAGCTTTGCTTTCAGAATGAGTGATATCCAAACATGGGTTAGTGCAGCTTTGACCGATGAAGATACTtgcatggatggtttctccgagACTACAATGGATGGTAATGTCAAAGCCTCCGTCAGGATTGTAATCGTGAAAGTTGCACAGTTGACAAGCATTTCCTTGGCTTTTATCAACCAGTATGCCCGCACCAAGAAGTGA